One Coccinella septempunctata chromosome X, icCocSept1.1, whole genome shotgun sequence genomic window carries:
- the LOC123321378 gene encoding protein RRNAD1-like isoform X1, producing the protein MEEFLQKQIHQGFIIYENYKWLINSYVLDFFTEDHWSKLPESWKMLKKLNVNEIAELLDQNGHSKTFMFPLSVLALKVIFQNTNITRIQTRMNFSCDMVKDEKLMKMFWKSVKLKKRHEILAMSELCKEMATKSGCIYIVDIGSGLGHLSRMLAYGYNFEVCSIEAEPYLTEQAKILSENFDTFFNKKFGHKKQARHVNIRIEPDINNNEFLNIICSAFGIDKKDFQFGIVGLHPCGDLGPTLIRLYNEIPNIKYINVAGCCYMKLSTIESLHAGFPLSQYGKQRKYELCYHSKEIACHAIETYIDKLMEGEYWKLKIHAYRATIEKILAKIQPEYKHIPLANVKYAKDLDFRSYCHKATAKLLGDIIDAHQIENEEIQHCLEQWNSVVIFYSFRLFFAPLIESIILYDRLLCLIEKGSHADLIPAFDNRISPRMHVLQGLKRQI; encoded by the exons ATGGAAGAATTTTTACAGAAACAAATACATCAAGGATTCATAAtttatgaaaattataaatgGCTCATAAATTCTTATGTTTTG GATTTTTTTACTGAGGACCATTGGTCAAAGTTGCCTGAGAGTTGGAAAATGTTGAAGAAGTTGAATGTAAATGAGATTGCTGAATTGTTGGACCAAAATGGACACTCTAA AACGTTCATGTTTCCTCTATCAGTATTAGCTTTGAAAGTAATTTTCCAAAATACAAATATAACCAGGATTCAAACCAGAATGAATTTCTCATGTGATATGGTtaaagatgaaaaattgatGAAGATGTTCTGGAAAAGTGTAAAACTTAAAAAAAGACATGAGATACTTGCTATGTCTGAG CTGTGTAAGGAAATGGCCACAAAATCTGGGTGTATTTACATAGTGGATATTGGCTCAGGTCTTGGTCATTTGAGCAGGATGCTTGCTTATGGTTATAATTTTGAGGTTTGCTCAATTGAAGCAGAACCTTATTTGACAGAGCAAGCAAA aatattgTCTGAGAATTTTGAtacatttttcaacaaaaaatttggACACAAAAAGCAAGCTAGGCATGTAAACATAAGGATAGAGCCTGACATCAAtaataatgagtttttaaac atTATTTGCTCAGCATTTGGGATTGACAAAAAAGATTTCCAATTTGGAATAGTTGGATTGCATCCATGCGGAGATTTAGGCCCTACTTTGATTCGATTATATAATGAAATCcctaatataaaatatattaatGTTGCAGGGTGTTGCTATATGAAGTTATCAACAATAGA ATCTCTTCATGCAGGTTTCCCCTTGAGTCAATATGGGAAACAAAGAAAATATGAACTGTGCTATCATTCAAAGGAAATAGCTTGTCATGCCATAGAAACTTACATTGACAAACTAATGGAAGGGGAGTATTGGAAGTTGAAAATACATGCCTATCGGGCAACAATTGAAAAGATTTTAGCTAAAattcaacccgaatataaacaTATCCCTCTTGCTAATGTTAAGTATGCAAAAGATCTTGATTTCAGAAG ttattgCCACAAAGCAACAGCGAAACTATTGGGTGACATTATAGATGCACACCAAATAGAAAATGAAGAGATTCAGCATTGTTTAGAACAGTGGAATTCTGTTGTAATATTCTATTCTTTTCGTTTGTTTTTTGCCCCTTTAATTGAATCTATAATTCTTTATGATAGGCTTTTATGTTTGATAGAAAAAG GCAGCCATGCAGATTTAATTCCAGCTTTTGACAATAGGATATCCCCCAGAATGCATGTGCTACAAGGATTGAAAAGACAAAtctga
- the LOC123321378 gene encoding protein RRNAD1-like isoform X2, which produces MFPLSVLALKVIFQNTNITRIQTRMNFSCDMVKDEKLMKMFWKSVKLKKRHEILAMSELCKEMATKSGCIYIVDIGSGLGHLSRMLAYGYNFEVCSIEAEPYLTEQAKILSENFDTFFNKKFGHKKQARHVNIRIEPDINNNEFLNIICSAFGIDKKDFQFGIVGLHPCGDLGPTLIRLYNEIPNIKYINVAGCCYMKLSTIESLHAGFPLSQYGKQRKYELCYHSKEIACHAIETYIDKLMEGEYWKLKIHAYRATIEKILAKIQPEYKHIPLANVKYAKDLDFRSYCHKATAKLLGDIIDAHQIENEEIQHCLEQWNSVVIFYSFRLFFAPLIESIILYDRLLCLIEKGSHADLIPAFDNRISPRMHVLQGLKRQI; this is translated from the exons ATGTTTCCTCTATCAGTATTAGCTTTGAAAGTAATTTTCCAAAATACAAATATAACCAGGATTCAAACCAGAATGAATTTCTCATGTGATATGGTtaaagatgaaaaattgatGAAGATGTTCTGGAAAAGTGTAAAACTTAAAAAAAGACATGAGATACTTGCTATGTCTGAG CTGTGTAAGGAAATGGCCACAAAATCTGGGTGTATTTACATAGTGGATATTGGCTCAGGTCTTGGTCATTTGAGCAGGATGCTTGCTTATGGTTATAATTTTGAGGTTTGCTCAATTGAAGCAGAACCTTATTTGACAGAGCAAGCAAA aatattgTCTGAGAATTTTGAtacatttttcaacaaaaaatttggACACAAAAAGCAAGCTAGGCATGTAAACATAAGGATAGAGCCTGACATCAAtaataatgagtttttaaac atTATTTGCTCAGCATTTGGGATTGACAAAAAAGATTTCCAATTTGGAATAGTTGGATTGCATCCATGCGGAGATTTAGGCCCTACTTTGATTCGATTATATAATGAAATCcctaatataaaatatattaatGTTGCAGGGTGTTGCTATATGAAGTTATCAACAATAGA ATCTCTTCATGCAGGTTTCCCCTTGAGTCAATATGGGAAACAAAGAAAATATGAACTGTGCTATCATTCAAAGGAAATAGCTTGTCATGCCATAGAAACTTACATTGACAAACTAATGGAAGGGGAGTATTGGAAGTTGAAAATACATGCCTATCGGGCAACAATTGAAAAGATTTTAGCTAAAattcaacccgaatataaacaTATCCCTCTTGCTAATGTTAAGTATGCAAAAGATCTTGATTTCAGAAG ttattgCCACAAAGCAACAGCGAAACTATTGGGTGACATTATAGATGCACACCAAATAGAAAATGAAGAGATTCAGCATTGTTTAGAACAGTGGAATTCTGTTGTAATATTCTATTCTTTTCGTTTGTTTTTTGCCCCTTTAATTGAATCTATAATTCTTTATGATAGGCTTTTATGTTTGATAGAAAAAG GCAGCCATGCAGATTTAATTCCAGCTTTTGACAATAGGATATCCCCCAGAATGCATGTGCTACAAGGATTGAAAAGACAAAtctga